The Molothrus ater isolate BHLD 08-10-18 breed brown headed cowbird chromosome 1, BPBGC_Mater_1.1, whole genome shotgun sequence genome includes a window with the following:
- the LOC118694259 gene encoding carbonic anhydrase 13-like: MLHWGYDEHNGPAHWKEVFPVANGDRQSPIDIKTEETKYDPSLRPLNPSYDPASAKIILNNGHSTSVEFDDTVNKSVLTGGPLSGTYRLRQIHFHWGSNDEAGSEHTVDGMKYAAELHVVHWNAEKYSSFVEAACQSDGLAVMAVFLKIGECNPQLNKITDRLDTIRIKGKKALFTNFDPSCLLPKSLDYWTYFGSLTVPPLLESVIWIVLREPISVCSEQLAKFRSLLSTAEDEVACCLLRNFRPPQPLRGREVRRN; encoded by the exons atgCTGCACTGGGGATACGACGAGCACAACG GGCCTGCCCACTGGAAGGAGGTTTTTCCTGTCGCTAATGGAGACCGTCAGTCACCCATCGACATCAAAACTGAGGAAACCAAGTATGATCCCTCCCTCCGTCCTCTAAATCCCAGTTATGATCCAGCTTCTGCTAAAATCATCCTCAACAACGGGCACTCCACCAGTGTGGAGTTTGATGACACCGTCAACAAATCAG TGCTGACTGGGGGGCCACTCAGCGGGACCTACAGGCTGCGCCAGATTCACTTCCACTGGGGATCCAATGATGAAGCTGGCTCTGAGCACACGGTGGATGGGATGAAGTATGCGGCAGAG cttcATGTGGTCCATTGGAATGCAGAGAAGTATTCCAGTTTTGTTGAGGCAGCTTGTCAGTCAGATGGACTAGCAGTCATGGCTGTATTTCTGAAG ATTGGTGAATGCAACCCTCAACTGAACAAGATTACTGACCGCTTGGACACCATCAGAATCAAG ggaaaaaaagcactatTCACAAACTTTGATCCCAGCTGTCTGCTTCCCAAGTCCCTGGACTACTGGACTTACTTTGGCTCTCTCACTGTTCCACCTCTTCTTGAGAGTGTCATCTGGATTGTTCTGAGAGAGCCCATAAGTGTTTGTTCCGAACAG CTGGCCAAATTCCGCAGcctcctgagcactgctgagGATGAGGTCGCCTGCTGCTTGCTGAGAAACTTCCGGCCTCCCCAGCCTCTAAGGGGACGAGAAGTCAGAAGGAATTGA
- the RBIS gene encoding ribosomal biogenesis factor, translated as MGKNRGGAAKAGSVFRIARSGVLKAKAKGKARPVTSGLKQINIKNAEKVSTINKAFAEVQKEIRQLSKGTTAEPQNTQKVSTNLEEEPANVDAAASLLSQL; from the exons atGGGTAAGAATCGCGGTGGGGCCGCCAAGGCCGGCAGCGTGTTCCGCATCGCCCGCAGCGGCGTCCTCAAGGCCAAGGCCAAGGGCAAGGCGCGGCCCGTCACCTCCGGGCTGAAGCAG ataaacattaaaaatgctgaaaaagttAGCAcaataaataaagcatttgCTGAAGTTCAGAAAGAAATCCGTCAGCTTTCAAAAGGTACCACAGCAGAACCTCAGAACACTCAGAAG gtttccACAAATCTGGAAGAGGAACCAGCAAATGTGGATGCTGCCGCAAGCCTGTTATCTCAGTTGTAA